The following proteins are co-located in the Paraphotobacterium marinum genome:
- a CDS encoding acetolactate decarboxylase, producing the protein MTKLIRLFFIMLSFLSFYSLAQGTLNQWSTVSSLVDGQLGVSVSSQKVISRNNFGIGYGIGLQPVLLIHKKMFVADQDGYVTPFRGPLTFMNSTNFNQPDFVFNVRNINSKQLQKMISSKINNPKLIYAIKINGKFRVIRGSSQSRSDLPFIPASSWMKQAQHEFKVKHSRSLVLGFRLPESMRGINIPGYSFQFIDQEQIRGGQIKSFFIKKAKVKVQVLNSLSLDLEKLSQPTRPTNRYDNVEHFDHYVMSY; encoded by the coding sequence ATGACTAAATTAATTCGTTTATTTTTTATAATGCTATCTTTTCTTTCTTTTTATTCTTTGGCACAAGGAACATTAAATCAATGGAGTACAGTTTCATCGCTTGTCGATGGTCAATTAGGAGTATCTGTTTCATCACAAAAAGTTATCTCTCGTAACAACTTTGGAATTGGATATGGTATTGGTCTTCAGCCAGTATTACTCATCCATAAAAAAATGTTTGTAGCCGATCAAGATGGTTATGTCACTCCATTTAGAGGCCCTTTGACATTTATGAACTCCACAAATTTTAATCAACCAGATTTTGTGTTTAATGTAAGAAATATAAACTCTAAGCAACTTCAAAAAATGATTAGTTCAAAAATTAATAATCCAAAATTAATTTATGCTATTAAAATTAATGGCAAATTTAGAGTGATTCGTGGAAGCAGTCAATCAAGATCTGATTTACCTTTTATTCCAGCAAGTTCATGGATGAAGCAAGCTCAACATGAATTTAAAGTGAAACATTCCCGCAGTTTAGTTTTAGGTTTTAGACTTCCAGAATCTATGCGAGGGATAAATATTCCTGGTTATTCATTTCAATTTATAGATCAAGAGCAGATCAGAGGCGGGCAAATTAAATCCTTTTTTATTAAAAAAGCTAAAGTAAAAGTACAAGTTTTAAATAGCTTATCGCTAGATTTAGAAAAATTGTCTCAACCAACAAGGCCGACAAACCGATATGACAACGTCGAACATTTCGATCATTATGTCATGAGTTATTAA